A part of Miscanthus floridulus cultivar M001 chromosome 6, ASM1932011v1, whole genome shotgun sequence genomic DNA contains:
- the LOC136458734 gene encoding origin of replication complex subunit 4-like isoform X1, with the protein MVVAVSMPSQAQAVLRGQLCDPAFVHSALRSSSDTNYSKLKYLVASSFSEACNNSVLLLGPRGCGKAAVVDMVLDDLKKEHPDAISVIRLNGMLHNDDNCAMKEIARQLCLEHQLSFSKMASSDDNTEFMIDMLRECGLAHKTILFVLEEFDLFAQGKQRLLYSLLDAMQSLTSQAVVIGVSCRLDADQLLEKRVRSRFSHRKILFISPSPDDIQRLVEHLLILAKDSGLPAKYITDYNSRLTSIFSDKKFKGCLNYLMDADATTSNILRFLFRAVSYMDMESGFLPIESFLKALSSMQRQPKMDSLQADLSILELYILVCMHRLEDKEQSSYNFTSIMKEYRSIQDAYKTSDKYASTVCFRAFEHLLDRELISFGDNRGRNQALEYRPVKLLISSRELAQFLKLNTTCPAVLQKLFDRERYM; encoded by the exons ATGGTGGTGGCGGTGTCCATGCCGAGCCAAGCACAGGCTGTGCTTCGGGGCCAGCTCTGCGACCCAGCCTTCGTCCACTCTGCCCTCAGGTCCTCCTCGGACACCAATTACAG CAAGCTGAAGTACCTTGTCGCCAGCTCCTTCTCAGAGGCCTGCAATAACTCTGTCCTCCTCCTCGGTCCCCGTGGGTGTGGAAAAGCAGCG GTGGTGGACATGGTTCTTGACGATCTGAAGAAGGAGCACCCTGATGCGATTTCTGTG ATCAGACTAAATGGGATGCTACATAATGACGACAACTGTGCTATGAAG GAAATTGCCAGGCAGCTTTGTTTGGAGCATCAGTTATCATTTTCAAAAATG GCTTCTTCAGATGACAACACTGAGTTCATGATTGACATGTTACG GGAGTGCGGACTAGCTCACAAAACAATCCTATTTGTTCTAGAAGAGTTTGACCTCTTTGCTCAG GGTAAACAGAGGTTGCTTTACAGCTTGCTTGATGCAATGCAGTCTCTAACATCACAAGCTGTTGTCATTGGTGTGAGTTGCCGCTTG GATGCAGATCAACTCCTAGAGAAAAGGGTTAGATCCCGGTTCTCTCATAGGAAGATTTTATTTATTTCTCCTTCACCGGATGATATACAACG GTTGGTGGAACATTTGCTTATACTGGCCAAAGACTCAGGTTTACCAGCAAAGTATATCACCGATTATAACTCAAGACTTACT AGCATTTTTAGTGATAAGAAATTCAAAGGATGTCTCAACTACCTCATGGATGctgatgcaacaacaagcaacATTCTAAGATTTCT TTTCAGAGCTGTGTCATATATGGACATGGAATCTGGATTCCTGCCAATAGAAAGCTTCCTAAAGGCCCTTTCTTCCATGCAGAGGCAACCCAAGATGGACAGCCTACAAG CAGACCTCTCGATTTTGGAATTGTACATTCTTGTGTGCATGCACAGACTAGAAGATAAGGAGCAAAGCTCATACAACTTCACCAGCATAATGAAAG AATACAGATCCATACAAGACGCATATAAGACTTCTGATAAATATGCAAGCACTGTTTGTTTTAGG GCCTTTGAGCATCTTTTGGATCGAGAGCTGATCAGTTTTGGTGACAATAGAGGGAGAAACCAGGCGCTTGAATACCGACCTGTTAAGCTCCTCATATCCTCCCGCGAGCTTGCTCAGTTCCTCAAGTTGAACACCACCTGCCCT GCTGTACTACAGAAGCTGTTTGATCGTGAAAGATACATGTAG
- the LOC136458734 gene encoding origin of replication complex subunit 4-like isoform X2 has translation MVVAVSMPSQAQAVLRGQLCDPAFVHSALRSSSDTNYSKLKYLVASSFSEACNNSVLLLGPRGCGKAAVVDMVLDDLKKEHPDAISVIRLNGMLHNDDNCAMKEIARQLCLEHQLSFSKMASSDDNTEFMIDMLRECGLAHKTILFVLEEFDLFAQGKQRLLYSLLDAMQSLTSQAVVIGVSCRLDADQLLEKRVRSRFSHRKILFISPSPDDIQRLVEHLLILAKDSGLPAKYITDYNSRLTSIFSDKKFKGCLNYLMDADATTSNILRFLFRAVSYMDMESGFLPIESFLKALSSMQRQPKMDSLQDLSILELYILVCMHRLEDKEQSSYNFTSIMKEYRSIQDAYKTSDKYASTVCFRAFEHLLDRELISFGDNRGRNQALEYRPVKLLISSRELAQFLKLNTTCPAVLQKLFDRERYM, from the exons ATGGTGGTGGCGGTGTCCATGCCGAGCCAAGCACAGGCTGTGCTTCGGGGCCAGCTCTGCGACCCAGCCTTCGTCCACTCTGCCCTCAGGTCCTCCTCGGACACCAATTACAG CAAGCTGAAGTACCTTGTCGCCAGCTCCTTCTCAGAGGCCTGCAATAACTCTGTCCTCCTCCTCGGTCCCCGTGGGTGTGGAAAAGCAGCG GTGGTGGACATGGTTCTTGACGATCTGAAGAAGGAGCACCCTGATGCGATTTCTGTG ATCAGACTAAATGGGATGCTACATAATGACGACAACTGTGCTATGAAG GAAATTGCCAGGCAGCTTTGTTTGGAGCATCAGTTATCATTTTCAAAAATG GCTTCTTCAGATGACAACACTGAGTTCATGATTGACATGTTACG GGAGTGCGGACTAGCTCACAAAACAATCCTATTTGTTCTAGAAGAGTTTGACCTCTTTGCTCAG GGTAAACAGAGGTTGCTTTACAGCTTGCTTGATGCAATGCAGTCTCTAACATCACAAGCTGTTGTCATTGGTGTGAGTTGCCGCTTG GATGCAGATCAACTCCTAGAGAAAAGGGTTAGATCCCGGTTCTCTCATAGGAAGATTTTATTTATTTCTCCTTCACCGGATGATATACAACG GTTGGTGGAACATTTGCTTATACTGGCCAAAGACTCAGGTTTACCAGCAAAGTATATCACCGATTATAACTCAAGACTTACT AGCATTTTTAGTGATAAGAAATTCAAAGGATGTCTCAACTACCTCATGGATGctgatgcaacaacaagcaacATTCTAAGATTTCT TTTCAGAGCTGTGTCATATATGGACATGGAATCTGGATTCCTGCCAATAGAAAGCTTCCTAAAGGCCCTTTCTTCCATGCAGAGGCAACCCAAGATGGACAGCCTACAAG ACCTCTCGATTTTGGAATTGTACATTCTTGTGTGCATGCACAGACTAGAAGATAAGGAGCAAAGCTCATACAACTTCACCAGCATAATGAAAG AATACAGATCCATACAAGACGCATATAAGACTTCTGATAAATATGCAAGCACTGTTTGTTTTAGG GCCTTTGAGCATCTTTTGGATCGAGAGCTGATCAGTTTTGGTGACAATAGAGGGAGAAACCAGGCGCTTGAATACCGACCTGTTAAGCTCCTCATATCCTCCCGCGAGCTTGCTCAGTTCCTCAAGTTGAACACCACCTGCCCT GCTGTACTACAGAAGCTGTTTGATCGTGAAAGATACATGTAG